The genomic window ACTTCCATCAACATAAACCTCCCCTCCCTTTGATCATGAGCACCAGTACTAACAGTCCCTGATAGCTCTTTGCGGTTGGCTTCTACGGGACCGAAATCAACAAAGAAATCAAGTCTCTCATCCAAGACTATGGCGTGGGCGCCGTTCTCCTCTTCAAGCGCAACATCAAAGACGCCGCCCAGCTACAAGCTCTCTGCCTGGGACTTCAACAACTGGCCAAGGATGCCGGCCACACCCAGCCTCTCTTTGTCGGCATCGACCAGGAAAACGGACTCGTGACGCGCATTTCACCTCCAGTCGCGGCACAGCTGCCCGGACCAATGGCCCTGGGCGCAGCCGCATCGTTGGAGAGCGCATACCACGTCGCCAAAGCCACGGGCAACATGCTGCGCTATTTCGGCATCAACATGAATTACGCCCCGGTCGGCGACGTCAACAATGAGCCGCTGAACCCCGTCATTGGAGTACGGAGTcccggcgacgatgccgacgaggtCGCCCGATTTGCCGCCGCGTGTGCCAAGGGCCTGCGAGAGACCAGAGTCGCGCCCTGCATCAAGCACTTCCCAGGCCACGGCGACACGGCCGTAGATTCGCACTACGGCCTGCCCGTCGTCAACAAGACCAGGGAGGAGCTGGAAGCGCTTGAGCTGGTCCCCTTTCGCCGCGCGGCCGCAGAGGGCATCGAGATGGTCATGACGGCGCACATTGCCCTCCCCAAGGCGAGCGGCTCGCATCTGCCCGCCACCCTGTCCCCCGAGACGATCAAGATCCTGCGCGAGGACCTCGCGTTCGAGGGCGTCATCATAACCGATTGCATGGAAATGGACGGCGTTCGAGCCGCATACGGAACCGTAGAGGGCGCCCTCATGGCGCTCAAGGCGGGCGTCGACAATGTCATGATTTGCCACACGTACGACGTGCAAGCTGCTTCCATCGACCGCGTCTGCGAGGCCCTCCACGCCGGAGAGCTGTCCCAGGCACGGCTCGACGCATCTCTCAAGCGGCTGCGCGACCTCAAGGACAAGTACACAGATTGGGACACGGCACTGGAAGCCCGGCCGCCGTCGGACCTGGCCCGTCTGAGCACGGAGAACGAGGCCCTCGCCCGCGACATTTACGCCAACGCCACCACGGTTGTCCGGTCGGAAGCAGGCCTCTTGCCCGTGTCCAGAAGCGCCAGCACGGTATTCGTCTCGCCGGGCGTCAACGTTCCCACCAGCGGCGCCGCGTCCAGCGGGGAGGAGCTGCAGAAGACGCGCGTGCCCTGGGTTTCCGGCGCCTTTGGCGACACCCTCCGCAGGTACAACCCTGCCGTTGAGGACATTCGCTTCACAGAGTCTACCCTGACGTCGGAGCAGTGGGCGCGGGTGGAGGACGCGGCCGTGGTCGTTTTGGCGACGAGAAACGCGAGGGAGTCGCAGTACCAGCGGCGTCTGGGGTTGGAGATTGCCAGGCGGCGGGCGGGCAAGACGCTCGTCGCGGTGGCTACCTGCAGTCCGTATGACTttatcgacgacgaggccgaggtgaGGAATTATATTGCCGTGTATGAGCCTACTCTGGAGGCATTTGCGTCGGCGGCCGATATTATCTACGGCGCGGCCACGGCTAGGGGTAGACTGCCTGTTGCTCACTAGCATGTCTAGGAAATGGGCAAGGAaggtctacggagtacaggcaCTCcataataaaaggtttattataattgCTGTGCCTCTAACAGTCTCGTGTTGTGGACAGTAGCCGGTGCCTGAGACACGGGCTACCGGAATCAGGTCGAGTCGGATGTGGCATCGGCTTCGCAAACGCACCCTTACTCACACCCAAAGCGCTGACTGATACCCAAATATCTGCAGTGTTTTGAGTCAAATGATGGGGAAAGCCGCGccattacggagtagaagccGGTAGGTTGCGTGCAAAGGGTGACGTCCAAATGCAACGTGGGCCGGGAATAAGACATGCGCAGCTTCACGGTTGGACGAGGACAGGTTCCAGACCGCCTGCTCCCCTCGTATCATTGCCCGCGGAGATGATGTGTCGTTCGCAGTGAAGCCACAGTACTCGACAAATGATAGCAAAATCACTTCCTACGAGCCAGCCTTGTTCATTTCAGAGAGTCAGGCGGGGACACGCAGTACGTATTGCTGCTCCAGACGCATGGAATGAGTCAAGGCTGGACTGTCGAAAATCGCGCGTTTTCTGTATGTGCATTATATTAACTAGGTGCAATCCAAGCAGATCCCAACTTGCTCGACTCCAACACTTTTTGCTCCCTAGGACACCAAGTACCTCCCGGCTTTTTCACGCGAGTATATGAGAAACTGGCTGTTTTGTT from Metarhizium brunneum chromosome 2, complete sequence includes these protein-coding regions:
- the nagZ_1 gene encoding Beta-hexosaminidase, whose translation is MPSAEQRRVVGQLFAVGFYGTEINKEIKSLIQDYGVGAVLLFKRNIKDAAQLQALCLGLQQLAKDAGHTQPLFVGIDQENGLVTRISPPVAAQLPGPMALGAAASLESAYHVAKATGNMLRYFGINMNYAPVGDVNNEPLNPVIGVRSPGDDADEVARFAAACAKGLRETRVAPCIKHFPGHGDTAVDSHYGLPVVNKTREELEALELVPFRRAAAEGIEMVMTAHIALPKASGSHLPATLSPETIKILREDLAFEGVIITDCMEMDGVRAAYGTVEGALMALKAGVDNVMICHTYDVQAASIDRVCEALHAGELSQARLDASLKRLRDLKDKYTDWDTALEARPPSDLARLSTENEALARDIYANATTVVRSEAGLLPVSRSASTVFVSPGVNVPTSGAASSGEELQKTRVPWVSGAFGDTLRRYNPAVEDIRFTESTLTSEQWARVEDAAVVVLATRNARESQYQRRLGLEIARRRAGKTLVAVATCSPYDFIDDEAEVRNYIAVYEPTLEAFASAADIIYGAATARGRLPVAH